Proteins found in one Sphingobium sp. V4 genomic segment:
- a CDS encoding M28 family peptidase — MKKLILIAAACASALCGPAFAQGGAGKGAPDPARLKATVEKLVGFGTRHTLSSATDARRGIGAARRWGAAEFEKIGRTCGGCLTVETVADRFTGPRAPDGVEVVDVLAIQKGTGDPNQVVIVAGHIDSRVSDVMNATSDAPGANDNASGTALVIEAARVLAGEKFDGTIVYALLSGEEQGLWGGKLLASTAKARGWQVRAMLNNDIVGNTMGQNGRQVADRVRVFSEGIRFAEDEKAARTRRASGGEDDGPSRALAKKVDGIAEANPQIGLDVFAVRRFDRFGRGGDHSPFLELGFPAVRFSVGIENYDRQHQDLRTENGRVYGDTVEGMDFPYLAKVTALNVAALRELADAPAAPASVSLDGALSMDTRVLWDGVPGAAGYKVYWRRGDAQDWTDSRVVTGATETLLKDVVVDDHFIGVAAVGKDGAESLVTFGGMAPRK, encoded by the coding sequence CTGGTGGGTTTCGGGACGCGGCATACGCTGTCGTCTGCGACCGACGCCAGGCGCGGGATCGGCGCGGCGCGGCGCTGGGGCGCGGCGGAGTTCGAGAAGATCGGCAGGACGTGCGGTGGGTGCCTGACGGTCGAGACGGTGGCGGACCGCTTCACCGGGCCGCGCGCGCCCGACGGCGTCGAGGTGGTGGACGTGCTGGCGATCCAGAAGGGAACAGGCGATCCCAATCAGGTGGTGATCGTCGCCGGGCATATCGACAGCCGGGTGAGCGACGTCATGAACGCGACCAGCGATGCGCCGGGCGCGAACGACAATGCGTCGGGCACGGCGCTGGTGATCGAGGCGGCGCGGGTGCTGGCGGGGGAAAAGTTCGATGGGACGATCGTCTATGCCCTGCTGTCGGGCGAGGAGCAGGGGCTGTGGGGCGGCAAGCTGCTTGCCAGCACGGCGAAAGCGCGCGGCTGGCAGGTGCGGGCGATGCTGAACAACGACATCGTCGGCAACACGATGGGCCAGAATGGCAGACAAGTCGCCGACCGGGTGCGGGTGTTTTCGGAAGGCATCCGCTTTGCCGAGGACGAGAAGGCGGCGCGGACGCGGCGGGCGAGCGGCGGCGAGGATGACGGGCCGTCGCGCGCGCTGGCCAAGAAGGTGGACGGTATCGCGGAAGCCAATCCGCAGATCGGCCTCGACGTGTTCGCGGTGCGGCGTTTCGACAGGTTCGGGCGCGGCGGGGATCATTCGCCCTTCCTGGAGCTGGGATTCCCGGCGGTGCGCTTTTCGGTGGGGATCGAAAATTATGACCGGCAGCATCAGGACCTGCGGACCGAGAATGGCCGCGTCTATGGCGACACGGTCGAGGGGATGGATTTTCCCTATCTGGCGAAGGTGACGGCGCTGAACGTCGCGGCCTTGCGCGAGCTGGCCGATGCGCCGGCCGCGCCTGCGAGCGTGTCGCTGGACGGGGCGCTTTCCATGGATACGCGCGTCCTGTGGGACGGCGTGCCGGGGGCGGCGGGATATAAGGTCTATTGGCGGCGGGGCGACGCGCAGGACTGGACCGACAGCCGCGTCGTGACCGGGGCGACCGAGACGCTGCTGAAGGATGTGGTCGTGGACGATCATTTCATCGGCGTCGCGGCGGTGGGCAAGGATGGGGCCGAAAGCCTCGTGACCTTTGGCGGGATGGCGCCGCGGAAATAG